The following is a genomic window from Plectropomus leopardus isolate mb chromosome 3, YSFRI_Pleo_2.0, whole genome shotgun sequence.
AGGATTTCAGTAGGACTGATCCAGTGCACTGCAGTTGgtctatgtgttttttttctttcaattctCTAAGCTTTGTGTTGCCCAAGTAAAGTTCTGGACCCAGTTCGGAGCCCACTGTGCACTCAGTGGGGTTTATTTCAATTCACTCCCCATTTCTTTGAGCAGTTTGGGatgtgaacaaaaacacacacatacagggaTAAATAAGATTCAAGGGAAGGAAATGCTTAATGGTTCTCTTTGAGGAGCTGTCAGGTACCATGAGATCCCCGTCAGTCCTGGAATAAATTGTgcttgtgcatgtttgtgtatgtataagAGGCAGGAAGAAAACAGCAGGACACCGGGAGAGGAAGCTTCCTTTTAGCTGCATGCTGTGTGCTATACGCCGCTCAGCTCACTGTTTATCCCTCTATTCTGCCTCCAGGGAGACGAAACCAGTCGGTCTTCTAGCCtctaaaaatggccaaaacttGCAGGAAAAGGGTTCTTGACAGCATTTCAGGTGGCTAATAGAAAGAGTGGCTGAGCTGTGTGCTAATGCAGAGCAGTGGAGAGAGTGAGGAGATGGAAGCAAAATTAGTACCAGCAATGACTATGTACAGGAATTTACTGTACAGAATCAGactgttgaaatgaaaatgggggaaaaatgtccttgaataatatttttttgttgttgttgttgttttactttgaattgTGTGTGATTTCTCAAGAACTTTGTTAATAACTCCCTTTAGAAGTCTATTTTTacatcagaaaaaatgttttgaaccCAAATTTACTCTTAAACAAGGCCGAACAAGTATAAAGTAAGCTACTGACAGTGTTGTGAGTCCTTGCGAGGCTGACATCACAAACGCTTTGCACTCAGTAGCTGGACAAGAAAGATGTGGGGTTTGAGCTGTGATAAGATCTAATATTCCCAGATTGTTATATATTTTGGCTGAACTTCAGTTTTGATGTTGGGTGAACAAAATTCAATGATAGGACAATGTCTCTTGCCAACATCAATTTAACGTAAACTATTGATATTTTGCTGGATTTTGATTACGTAACAAACCAACATCTTCTAAGTGTCTCATGCCAACATCATCTTGCTGTAGAACGAAGACATAAagtatggagaacaaaacccaaaGTCTGCAATATGtcataatgttaatgttgacatttcaaatttttcaaTCCGCttttcattccaaccaaaaCTTAACATGTAAGAGTCTCAACATTTTACTGCTGTCATATCAAGTACCTGCTgggttattttatttagttattaattTAAAGAGGAAAGCATcactgagataaaaaaaaaaaaaccaaaggtTTCAAGTAAAGAAATCTTTTCAGAAAGTTTTCAAAAGATGAACTAAAACTATGACTTTTGCAGCAGCCAAATTAATATGCATTCCATGGTCAGCCTGTACGGCTGACAGCTAATGCATGACATAGTATTAAATCTCCTTACAGACGCTTAAAAGAGCATATTGAAAATGGCTACCACTTTCAAATGCACTAATATTAGTTTTTATAAGTAATGATTTTGTTAATggcttttaaataaatgagtaGTGCTTTATAGATAAGTTATAGTGTCACTGAGGACAACATTTGGCTTGCAAGGTTACAAAAATCTCATTGGTTGGTGTTTAATTAAGTTGTAAGTATAAATAAGTTGTCTGCAGCCCCAATTTAGAAAAAGGATTTTTCACTTTCCAGCCCAAATTTTGTTAATGGCTTATAACTGATCTATAAAACATCATGACTTGGAAGAGGTACCTGAAAATATGATCAGGATTCATCATAAATCACCTATAAAGGTGTCATTCATCACCCTCATGGTTCTTTTATGACTGAATACAGACGTGTAAAAATGAATCACCAGTTATCTCTTTTATCTCATCTGCCATTATTCAAACAATACTGCCGTCTTGCCATTAGCGCTGCAGTAAGCATTGTTTTATGTCGCCACCAGAGCTGAAGCCTGCTCACTCTCATCGTCATGGCAACCGTGTGGACGTCCACTCGTCTATGTAATCATGCTGTTTGTCTTGTTGCCCAGAATAGCCGGAGGCTGCCTGGCACCTGAAGCCAAGGCAAACACACTATGGACTGGGCATCTGATAAATCCTGGACGTCATAAAAACAGGCTGTAAGATTTCAGGGAGCAAGCCTgccaggtaaaaaaaatactggaagGATTTAACTGAAGGTATTTTCCAAAAGCTTGCCAGTTACACTTCCATTCTTATTCATGCACAAAGCAGATATTAtccttctttcaaaaacaatgaggGCACAAGTGATTTCTCCTGGCACCTGGACTGTCAGCACTCATTAAATCTCTGCCAATGAGTGGTTTAAAACATATTCTAATTTTTAACTAAATCTTAAATTCCATGTTTTTgcccactgaaaaaaacatggccACATCTTGTGCTATATGATGTACTTTCAGAGTGACACATTATAGCTCGATGTAATGTGTTTTACAGGTTTTGCTCCCAGTACTaaaatgtagttgttttttttccatatgctttGGCAAATTTAGAAAGAACCACAAACTAGCAGAGCAGACTCTTTGGCATACAATGTTGCTTCATAGCCAACACATATGTTAAAAAGGGAAGGAGGTTTCAAATGACTTCATGTCTGTGGCTGGATGATGTACCATGGTTGAAATACTTATCCAGCAATGGAAAGGTGCTCTTTTTGTATTCAGAGAGATTTAGAGgggaagaaaaatattttttgaagtgTTCCAACTCGTCCAAGAGTTCAAGGTCTAGTTTGAGCACAGTTTTCCTTTCCTGTCTCCAGGACTGGCCTACAGTCGCTGTTTCTGTGGTGCCGGCTTTATGGTGCTGTCTCAAAGCGAGAGGgcattgtgtgtgcatgatgtgTGTGCTGGCACAGGCTGAGCATTTCCATCTAACCAGTGTGGTGGTGGAAAGTAGGGTGAAaagaggcagcaggaggaggagagaggaaacactTCAGTGGCTCAAACAAATGGAGATGCTGAGTTTAACATCTTCCTGTAGCTGCCTGTAAAGATTTCTTTGCAATGAGAGCTGGCAGAAGATCGAAGATGGACTGGCTGTAGTTGACTCCAGGTCGATTCGTTATAGCAGATAGTTGCATTATCTATTAATGCAAGCCGTTCACTCTTAACATGGAGTGAAAGGGACAGATCCAAGCAACAATTGAGCATTCACCAAACCCCTCTCTAAATTAGGCACAACAGGCTTGTCAAGCttctgattttttgacatgctgaagTGTAAAAGTGTAAGGGCTGGGTTCAAGAGTGTTTACTCCGTTCCTACTTTAAGGTAAAATCAATCATTAGCAATCATCAGTTGTCATTTCTGCTAAAAATGAGAAGCCTAGTCCTGTATACCTCCGTCTGAAACCAAAGACCCATGGTTTCAAAAATGACTCGATATTTCAAGTTGTTAATCTGCCAAGTTACCATTATTCACTGCATACATGTAAGAAGAAGTTTGTCAGGCATAGTAACATAAACTAAGGAAAGTGAGGCTTTTACTGCGTTTCAACATAAAAATTTGGTGTAGTACTTTTAGAACTGTACATAACCTGTATGGACATGTCCCTAAGCCTTTAGCATTTAGCTAACCACCACAGAAAGTACTCTTAAATGTAGGTGGGGTTGTTGTTAGTCACTGCTCTGTTCAGTTCTTACTGTATTTCCTCTTTACTACTGATACACAGAAATATCTGCAACTGGTCAGGGTTGCATGGTGACAGTTTCAGAACCCAAAAAAAGCTGACTCTCTTTCAATGGAATGTATAAAATATGGGTTTGTGCATTCTTTGTCGAGCAAGAGCAAGTGTCTGGTGCTGCCTGAACACACCAGAACAATGCTCTGCCATGTTTTTCTCCAATTAAGGAAATTAATAACCTTGAAAACCAGTCATAACTCACCCTTGAGCAAGAGTGACAGTTCTCTATTGACCAATTAATGGACTGCACTGTTTTTAGCTCTGTCTTTTGGTATTGGATCATTGTGCTAGGTACCCCAACAGAGGGATGATGAATAAAAAGGATgttatggaacatttcttttgGTACCAAACCTTTGACAATGGACATGCAAAAAGTAATTGTTCCAGTGTATACTGGCCTTAACTAAACTGGACTGCTTGGTGGAAACAAGGCTTTAGCAAAAAGTCAGTTGGGTTGGttcaagaaaatgttttcaatatCTCCCTTACAATGCATGAAATGTATGGAAAAAGTAGGTCCAGAACTTCAGAGATGCAAAGGAATAGGTCAAACCTTATTACCTACTTTTTTCTGGTACTGACTTTGGTATATAACCGGCACTAGAACTGAGAAGTTTCAAACAACTTTCAACAATAAAAGGACAGATATGAAAGGGGTACAGAAGTGcaaaatgatccaaaacatttaaataaatgtcagcTTTTTCTGATAGTCATAAGGCTGGAAAGAGGCTAAGTCAAACCTTTTACAAGGTTGTTTTTGTCAAGGTATGGCTACTGCAGCATAAAAAGTTATGTACTGattatataatatgttttctgtttatcaCGTGTCGCACTGCCCCTGCAGCATTAACATGACTAACTGCAGATTGGTAGGAGATGTAGTAGCGCTGTGATGAATGAGCTAAAAACCTTTGGGACTCATCTATTCTTATCCAAACCTGACAGGCCAGCTGTGCTCAGGCAGACAGTCggcatctgtctctctcacacacacaaacacacacaaatcctcCTGTCAGTAGTCTTGGAAACTCCTGAAGAACAGACAATAATATTAGATTTGCCGAGAAGAGGCTGCTAACGTAAGCCACTAGAAAGGCTTTGagaaatattgctttttttctatgatTGTTTGAGGTCCTCCACGCATTTCTCACGATTTCTCCAGTAAAGCTCTCAGCACAGGGCATGCAATATCCACCCAGCCAACATAACACATTTACCAGTCAACACTCACATGGCGAGAGCACACAGACTGTTGGTCTAGCCATTTGTACATGCAAGCAAGAAGCCGGTAGGAGGCAAAAATGATAAACATAAAATGAGTCAAGAAAACTCAGATTATCACAACAGCAGTGCAGTCATCTCGAGAGGAGGGAAAAGTACAGGCATATGTATTTAAGGTTTACACCGATCAGGCACAACATCTGCTTAGAAAAACGTACACATTACCATAAcggttaaaaaaatactcagccATATTCAGTATTTGCCTACAACCAGTCATGACTAGTACCTGATGCACAGAGTAGCTGTATTGCGATTCAGTGGATATACAATGTTGCAGATGGTGGATTAAGCACTGAAGGTATTTAGctctacaaagacacaaatggATACATTATTTCTCAATGAGGGAAACTTTTACTAAGCTCAGTGCTCTGtcttttattctactttttGTTCAGGCAGCTGCAACTTTGGGGGAGAAACACGCTAACAGACTTTATCAAAAGGTATTTTTATGTTAACACTTTATCAAGTAATACTGTCTGTTACCATCAAGTCCTAATTTTATATTGTCTAAGACAAAGGGTTTGTACCATCAATTTAATTTGACTCAAAATACAGGGAAAACTTTGGTTTTCTAACAATTTAAATGCAGTGAAATTGCCTCTTAGTGCTGTTAGTAGTGGAGTTAAAGGTCCAgggtgtaggatttaggggggtcTATTGGCAGATATTGAATATAAGTGTTTTCTTAAGTTTATAATcaccctaaaataaaaatcaaatgttttttgttaccttggaatgagctgtttatatctacatagtgAGCGGGTCCTTGTCTACAGAGATCAGTATGTTGCACTGCAATGTTTACAACTGTAGCCCAGAACAGCCAAACCAAACACAGGCTCTATATAGGGCCAGTCACATATTCGCtttggccactgtagttagaGGCCCCTCCACGAGTGGTGAAAAAACGccatttgttaaaatgtgaaactactttattcagtgtttttactggttaaaaTCACCAGTCCATTtgttctggagaggaagagacctctgtggataattcagctcatgGTACAAACcgtatgaaaaataaacagcaaaggAATTTTAATGAAGAGAAATTTCAGCTGGATGCTTTCTgcaatgccactaaatccccctaaattttacacactggacatttaaagGTCCACCACAGGATGAAtcaaattatagtaattatagATCAAGTAGAGAAATTGTAGCTAATGGTTAAATAATTCtggtcaaatgtcaaattaGAATTCCAAATCTTCTAATATACATTGGTTGATATAAAACGAATGAAATTATATTTCAGCCCTCTGGCAGATCATCTCACTgtgctttagaaaaaaaaggaaataaatcagGGAATGCAAAGACCCTGAGAAAAACTGacacaggattttaaaaaattgatctTAAGTTTGTGTGAGGCAGCCCAGTTTGGCTAAATGTGATCAAAATCCTGAAATGTGTATCCACCTTAATACTGACATCAATATTTTATAGAAAGTTAGTGCAGTCACAGGAGGGAGCAACAGGACAATAATTCTTTGTCTTTCAAACCCAGTGCCTTTCAATGAGGAAAGCCTCACTATGTGCATTTCTCAACAGCAGTTCACTCATCTTCAATCCTTCAGTGATCTGGTCTTTGATGTTACAGAGGGCGTGTTCAATAGTGACTTCAGTCCTCTCTGCTATTATCCTTCTTACAAAAACGTTACATCTTCTTGTGACTGCACCCACCGCCAGTGCGCATCGTACTCCAGATGcattttgccatttattttgCAAGTATCCAAGTCAATCTTTCCATTTTTATAAGGTTTGAATTTGGGGCTCTGGCTGGTTCCCAGTTTGTCATTGAGGTTGGAGTGCGTTGGGCTGCCTGTTTGTGTGATTGGTTTCTCCAGGATGCCATTAGCCTTAATAGTATTGTCCTTAGAAACTGGGATTCCTTTACCCGTCTCTGCAGCCTTGGTCCAGACGGGAGCGTCTTGTTTGGGGCTTTCAGACGTGGCTTGCGAAGAGCTGACAGGAACAGCTGGTTTCCCAGTCACAGTCCCAGTCATAGCACTGGTTACCTCAGTCCCTGGTCCACCTTTCACCTCCATCCCATTTCCGATCCCGGTTCCATTTTCATTCGGCCCAGCCCGAATCCCATTTCCAGCCCCAAAACCAGACCTCACACCTACCCCTGCTGCTGTGACTGTGGCCCCGGGGCCTCCCCCTGTCCTGCCCCCAGCAGCTGCATCTGATACCAGCGGCATAGTGGAGCAGATGACTGACTCTGAGCTGGAGGGGCAGTACTCGTCCATGTCATCTGCCAGGGTGTCCAGGTAGCTGCCAATGGAGATGTTGTCCAGCTTGTCGTTGGGGTCCTGCAGGCTGCTCCAGGAGCCTCTCCAGGATGTGTCGGGGCCCTCGCCCAGGCTGTACTGGCTGCTGGTTAGGCTGCTGCAGCGGCTCGTCAGCGTGCTGCGTTCCTCCAGCAGCCATTTCACTGCCTCGATACCTTCATGGACcgccagcagctgctgcaagatCTTTACATCCACTGAGCGCAGGTGAGCctacagagacataaaaaagaagATATGGATGAAATTACCGATGACTGGTTTCATCATGTTCATGTTTTGATAGTATGCTACGGGGGAAAAAGTTACATATGAGAACCAGACAGAATATAAACCTGGAGAACCACAAGGACTctgcagatatttattttaagcGTTCAGCTTTGGCTCCACAGGCGAGTGCAAACACCATTATAATGCTATTAAACCTTGCAGAGTACCATAATTGGAAGTAAAGTATAACAGAAGCTGGCGGGATGATATGCAGCATCCAGTGTGGAAACAAATAAGGTAAAGGTAGAGGGGAAAAGCTtggagataaaaataaaagaaaacagagagggaaacacaCTGGTAAAAGAGGGGAAAGACAGTTGGAGGAGCTGACTGTGCTGTCAGTGGTGGATTACAtgttttcaaagtgttaacAGGGAAGTTTGACCCAAACTaatcctgcaaaaacaaaattgaatacAGTGGAATATAACCTGACACATTTGAAATTAAGATCAAGAAAAATGTGTCTAAATGCCCTGTAAATTGTGTGAAAATACTCAGATGGTTATTTAGTCATGATGTCATctgcaataataaataaaataatgattaatcagAAAATAACAGCCACTGGTTGTCTTATGtgatgtagtgtgtgtgtgtttgtgtgcgcgtgcgtgcgtgtgggAGGTTGAAAAAGCTAAGCGATGAATAAGAGGAAAAAGACGGCTGTGGTCATGGAAAATTCCTCTCCAGAATACATTAGCAGAGGTCTGCGGCGAAGTGCAGGGCCAAGAGGTGATATATGGCACCGACATTCAGAGCTATCCACCCCTCTCTACAGATAACCAGTCTCTTTCACAGCTTAAGTCCTCCAGTATCTCTGTTTTCTGcacatatttctttctttattagtttttctgtctctgcattGTGGCCCCacagtgtgtctgtctttctcaaGGCTACCGTAGCTCTGTTTTCTGGAGTCATACTGTAAAATTAATAGTTTTATAAACACCAGaccatatttgtgttttttgtgtctcgtAATACAGCTACGTTCACAATTACATATGCAGTAGATATGTTTTCATTCAGTGATATTCATTACAAAGTGTGTTTTACCACTGAAGATGTATtcatataattaaataaaagtaattagcaaaaatactgttacaacTAAAAGTACTGCATTTATGTTATACAAGTGTAAGTGTGTGAGTATCATCCACAAACTACTTCAATTAACAACTAAAAGTACTACATGCAGAAAATTtataaaatgagatttttattGCTGATGCATTATAGGCTTATGGGtacttttacagaaaaaatgcatcatattttataagctCATCATATGTTTCAATACAAAATCTTAAGTTGTAAAGCAACTAGTAATGAAGGCTGTCAGATGAAAATTGTGgtgtgaaaagtaaaatatttccctcatAGTTGTAATGGAGCAGGAGCATAAAATGGCATATAACAGTGGCCCTGGTCATAACAATCTCAgtcacacaaaatacacaaattgcATGCTCATACAGAATTTGTAAAGCATAACTGTACATGATTCTTATAGACGATGTAAGGATTAATTTTACAGCAAAACTCACGAGtggtcaaaaactgcagttgcaGCATTTTTTACGCAGTCAAGTTCACCTTTGCTCTCATTTTATTTCCTATATAGAGTCCTTATGACCCTTCAGGTTATATTGATAAAACAGAGGAGCGGAACATTGATTCTTCCAATCTGCCAAGCTGTTTCTCAGTCTTGCATAATGTAAGCATCAAAGATTATGCCAGtggattgtcttttttttcttaagtctACAAGGAAAACATACGTATGGAAAATAATCTCCCACCTCATGATGTGTAGGAGGTGTGACCTTTGTTTAAACCACTGAGCAATGCTGGCTGTAGGATAAAACCACTTGAGCATATTGCATGTCTTTCCCTCATATTTCTCAATATCTGGCACACTGTGGTTAAATACTATACATGGTTGATAtggatcagtgttttttaaattgtggatTGGAAACAACTGAAGGgtcaaaaagtaaaactgagGGTGATGATTGaaggagtttaaaaaaatgcttagtatttcatctttttgtgttttcatgtgaggTATTGGACACCTCCTCAGGTCActaaaaatccttcaaatgatacgataagagaaaaaaaattccccttTGGTTGCTGACTGTTCACCTTAATGTCCACATTCAGACTATAACCTTTAAGGGATCATAAGCAGCTTCACTTTATGGAGTTGAGAGCCACAAAGGTTGAGCACCATTGGCTTCAATAATACTGCATCCTCATGTAGAAGGTAGGCCCCTATTATTTACAGCCCATTGTATTACCAATGATTATGTAATATAGGCCTGCACCATCAACTAAAACACTTACTTACTTTGATTTCTGTGAAACCTTTAAATGGGTCTTTTATGTGACTTTTGAGCACACTAACCATAACCACTACATGCCTAATCTGAAACCTATCCAAACCTTAACCAAATTATGACTTCAATTTGAACCAAAAATCGAGTGTTAATCCATAAGAAATGCCGATAGTTAGGCTTGTGGGGACCAGTCCTCAGATGGGAGAAGGTCCCCCCAAGGCTGAAAAACCAACCAAAGTCAAAGTACACTTTGACACCCCATGCTAGCactgacttcctgtttgttAGGGAGAGTTGCACTTTcaacttgtttgtttgtcttaagCCTCAGGGTTGGCATTTTCGCCATCATAATCTTGGTTCTTTGGAGCCATAACTGGCTATATTTGGACTAAATGGTAAAGCTGGCCAGCATCATCAAGCCGTGGATCTGACTAAGAAGCCAAGGACATTACCGGCAGACAGTCTGTCTAAAAGCAATCATGCACACGTGTTCCTTTGagcctaaataaaaaatataaacaagtaatataaaaattcaccccctgcACAGTTGTTATGAAGGGGAAAATTAACCATAGCTACCAAAActagactgtaaacatgtttgtttctgctgttaagttgggcattttaacatgagtgTCTATAAGGATTGACTCGCTCTGGGGCCAGGTTTAAGGGGTCATTagaggaactacagtttttggcacttcttcATTGGCTTTATTTGTTAATCCTGACGTTTCTGCTCGGTTTGGACAACAGTGTCTGCAAAATTGATGTAATGTAGCAGTATGactgtgtaaaaatatgtttatctCCAGATCaaccaaaaacaagaacataGGTACGCACACATCATCTAAGATGCAGAATGGGCACCTGGGACAGCTGAGATGAAGCAGAATGGAAAGGAATGAGCTGTGTGGTTGGTGTGGTGCAGATCTACTGATGCCACGCTGCACTGTAGGCTAAATTACAACTGGCAGACACAGCTCTGACAACAGGAGATGAAGGACAAAGAAatacagagagagtgagataaAAGGGAGACATGAAATAGaagataaacatttaaatatctcTATCTGCTTATTCGTCAGACCATATACCTCTACTCTATAAGCAAACCCAAAGGCACACAGTGCAGGGAGGAGCTGCCAGACACAGATCAACAACCAcagctttctgtctgtgtgtgtggctgtaagCCTGCTGGCGTCCTGGGTCACAGTCAGACATTTGGGGTGGGGTTCAGGTTTGAGGTTTGAGGGTTTTTTAGTTTGGCAGAGATGGAGTGCCTAATGAGGGTGGCAGTAAAAGGAGCTCCATGCCTGTCAGCGCTGAGGTGGCACATTGCTAACAAAGCTCCATCGGTCACTGCTCATTCTGCTGCTGAGCTGTCTGACAATATAGATCCACCAAATTCATGCTTTCTCACAGACTTCAGTGTTTTACTCAGTCTTCTTTATTGGGAAGGCTGCATTTTGCTTCATATTCAGTGAAAAACATTTGGATGGATATGTATAATTGTAAACTTAGAATTGTGATCCTGCTACAGTTTTCCAGGAAGTAAAGTTTCAgtgattaaatgtaaaataaataaaacaaaaacaaaattagttCTTTTCATCATTATCTAAAATGCAGGACTAATAGcaataatttaattataatacCTATTTACCTAGAAATCAATATTGTAAAATACAAAGGCAATATTTCATCATGTTATGTTATGTCCCTTATGCaaatagttttttaattaaaaatgtttacatgtctaTCTTTGTGCCAGCAGTGGAATCCATCCAGTTTACATACACGCCAACTGTGTGTTACATTGTGTGTCTTGCTGATGTTCCAGCAGGAAATTCTTTTATGTGTTCATTATTGCTGGAGTGGTTACAGCCATTAATTACAAGATGAAGTAATGTGGACTCATTTCAGAGAGGACCCATGAAAAAGGTCAAACTGGGGCCAAAAGGTTTTTATGTGACACCAATCAGGATTAGAGCACAGGGTGGATAACCAGGACTTTTGCAGCATTTAGAACTGAAATACACATtaatcatttttctcatttttgtgccATCAGTACACAGCCAAACAGATTTCAGTTTTCCTGCTCAGGCATGAAGCCAAGGTCCTCCTTGCTAAACCACAGGATTCTGGAAAGCTTATTTTCCTGCTTCTTGTGTCTGGTAAAAGCACATTTGAGCACTGCAAATATTACTTGGCTAAGTATCactaatttcatttaaaataaatcttataAAAAGCGAACTGTCACTTCGTTTAGGATTGTTCATAAATCATAAGACATTGTAATTATAATAGCAGAGTAATCTGCCTCATTCATAATGGATTTTACATTCATTTCTACAAAATGTATTGAGTGAAACAGTACAGATCAATACATCATCagcatatttcatttattataagataaatgtaatgcaattttatgactaaatattgcataaataaatatggatgGATTACTAAAAAGGCCTACCGGGCACAGGCTCAGGGGCCTTCCtggccttcatctgcaaaatgtcactcaaactaacacacactgaccaagatgagaccacaaagagatgcaaagaaacaacAGACACAAGTAGTGTCTATTTGTCCGAACAGGCAAAACCAATAAAGAAGCAAAATTAACTTGGAGACCACTGTCTCAGAGTCTGCCTACGTACATATAAgtcaaaaaatgtgtattaattaGATAGCCAATAACTGAATGGCAACCAATGATGACTGGATAATTGTATAActatttaagaaaattaaaaaaaaaaaaaattgctacaAGATCTCATTTGTCTGCTTCTTCAACTTTTGTATCACTTTAAAATTGGTATTTAAGGTTTGGTCATTGGTGAATCCAAATATGCTAACTGGAATCATCATTGTGGGAAATGGTGACAGgcatttgccatttttgctaTTCAATAGACTaaacaattaaatcattttatccagAATTAAACAATCGATaaactaacaataaaaacaagtagtATGTGGTCCTCATATGTGTGTGCTAGCATGTACTTTGAGAGTATGCTGCCTCAGTGTAACACAGCTGAGCTCCGGGAAAATCCTCAGCAGAGAATTCCAACAGGAGAAGATGTCTGATGGTAACACCTCAGTGAGCCCCTTTGCATGAGGGCATTTGACTGAAGGTGTGTTTCAGTCCCTGACTTTGACTGGcctatttctttctctttgaacTAGAGGAAGTGGTCAGACCCTGAATGTGCCACGACTTCCAAACACACAAAGGCCTTCGACAATGAGAACATTGTTGGAAAGTGTACTGTTATGGATATTTTGTTAGACTTTGGTTTTCTGTCAGATTGTAGTTTTCCTTGTGCacttttttgagctttttttttttttttttcaaaatttggatTTTGTGGCAGAACAAATTGTAGTGCTGTGTTTTGGATCACATGAACATT
Proteins encoded in this region:
- the lurap1 gene encoding leucine rich adaptor protein 1 yields the protein MEESTASETIPDLKDIEVKIGRKTPEGLLRWMREEASALRGEAKLVTAHDTSMETGKKSLDEKIRKLKMEMAHLRSVDVKILQQLLAVHEGIEAVKWLLEERSTLTSRCSSLTSSQYSLGEGPDTSWRGSWSSLQDPNDKLDNISIGSYLDTLADDMDEYCPSSSESVICSTMPLVSDAAAGGRTGGGPGATVTAAGVGVRSGFGAGNGIRAGPNENGTGIGNGMEVKGGPGTEVTSAMTGTVTGKPAVPVSSSQATSESPKQDAPVWTKAAETGKGIPVSKDNTIKANGILEKPITQTGSPTHSNLNDKLGTSQSPKFKPYKNGKIDLDTCKINGKMHLEYDAHWRWVQSQEDVTFL